A region of the Desulfovibrio litoralis DSM 11393 genome:
TTTGGGGCAAGAGAAATTTCTCGCCAAGCTTTTATGCAAGAACTCTCAAAGAATATGTTAGAAGAAACGCTAAGAGGTAACTGGACTATATATAGAGACTCTTGCACAATAGTCTCGTAGGCTTTCGTAAGAAAGACACTACAACATAGCATAAAACGATAAAAAAAGCACGCAAAACGAAATTTTGCAATGGGTCTTATATAAAGAACAGTACCTATCAAAAAAGTTTAATTTGCCGAAAAGAACTTTATAAAAGCTTTAAAATAAATTTTACTTATATTTTTTTAAAAAAGCTTTTTGGGCATGCTTCTTGCTTTCAGATAAAGATGTTATAGATATAAGGAATTTTTTTCTATATCGAAGGAGTAAATTATGGCTGACTATACTTCCGGCGGAATGGCCGGCTTGGTGCAAACCAATAAGGATTATGATTTTAAATCAATGATTGCACAATTGCGTAAAATCGAAGAAATGCCGGCTCGTAAGCTCATTAAATGGAAAAAAGACTGGGAGACGAGAGTAGCGGGTTTTAAAGACTTAAAAGATTCGTTGACAACCTTAAAAGATAGTCTTGCAAAATTAAGCACAATTGACAAGTTTATGGTTAAGAGTGCGGCTGTGTCAAGCACTTCTGTTGCCGGTGTAACCGTTGGTGCACAAGCTCAGGTTGGAGACTATAACCTTGAAGTTTTTCAACTCGCCAAAAACGCAATTTCTGCTTATTCCTCTCCACAGTTAACCAGTAAAACAACAATTATTAATGATTCCGGTTCTAACCAAATTTTTGAATATACATATAACGGAACAACAAGAACAATTAATATTCCAAGCGGGTCAACTCTTAACGATTTAACAAACTTGATTAATAACGATGCGTTAAACCCAAATGTAAGGGCTATGATTATTCAAAATGGCAGTCAGGTTAGCTTTCAGATAAGAGGAATGGATCTTGGTGCCGGAAAAACTCTTGATATTACTCCCAGTACAAATATTAGTAACGCAGCAGGAGTTAACTTTACCAACGCTGCTGAGTGGACACACCAAGCTCCGCAAGATGCCAAATATCGCATAAACGATTGGCCGGCTCACCCTAACTGGTTGTTGTCTTCGTCAAACACAATTGAATCAGTTGTTGAGGGTGTTACTTTTTCATTGCGTTCAGCAGGTAGCACAACCGTTACTGTTCAGGCAGATACAGCGAAAATAAAAGAAAATATTGTGTCTTTTATGGATATGTATAATACCTTTAAACTTACATATCAGGCGTTAACCGCTGTGGACAGCACAAAACAGACAAAAGATCCGTCATTGACCGACTCTTTGTTTGATATGCAACAAGGTGGAGTTTTAACCGGTAACTATGTTGTACAATTGTTAGGTTCTCAAATCAGCCAAGCTTTGGTTGGTGCGGCTAAGGGGTTTGTAAACGGAGGAAATACTCCGCCACCTCCGGGGCTTGAGACCAGTCCCTATTGGGACCCATATTCAAGTTTGGCAAGCATTGGTATTATTACTGATCCAGATAAAGACAGCACTACTTTCGGGCAGTTGATTTTTGATCCTGATCTAAGTAAATATGGTGGTGTAAATCCGCTTGATGAAGCGTTGCGTACTAACCCTATGGCGATAGCGGAACTATTTGCCGCAAAAGATACAGGTAAAACAGATACCAATAATTTTAGCTTTGTAAATACCTTGCCTGGTCTAACGCTCGCCGGAGAATATTCTGTGGAATATGACATTGATGGAGCCGGTAGGGTCATTAATGCAAAAATAGATGGTAAGCCGGCTATTGTCGACGGAGACGGAAAAACAATAGTTGCCGGAGACCGTTCATCAGGAGCTTATGGTTTAACTCTTGAAGTTAATAACCTGACACCAGGAGCTGGATATACCGGAAAAGTTTTTGTTAAACAAGGTAAAGCCGCTGAATTATATGAAGTAGTTGCACGTAATGATACTGTTCCCAATCCGTCTGACCCGGATCATCCTTATACATTTAAAGGAGCTATCGCCCGTATGGACGATCTTATAGCTCAATATGTAGGGAAAGACAGCTCTGATGTTTCTCAACAGGGGATCATCATGAACATTGAGAAAAAAATATTGAAAGAAGAAGAAAGGCTTGCTAAGTGGGAAAGAACAACCACCGCTAAGTTTGCCAGACTTGAATCTACCCTTTCTTATTACAACAGTATTCAAAAACAGCTTGAATCTCAGATTAAGACTTTGGGTTCAAGCAGTAGTAAATAATCAAAATTGATAACGAGTTAATATAAAAAGTTTAATTAAAGAGATCAAAAGATGCAAAAAGTTGCTCAGGCATATCTTCAAACACAAGTTAATACAACCTCTCAAGGGGCGTTACTCCTTATGTTGTATGATGGTGCAATTAAGTTTTTAGTTCAAGCTAAAGAGAAGATGGCGGAAAAAGATTATGCCAAAAAAGGCATTTTAATTTCTAAAGCTATTGATATTATTTCAGAACTTGACGCTTGTATTAATATAGACAGAGGTGGAAATATCTCTGAAAACTTACATAGTTTATATCTTTTTTGTAATACAAGATTGTTAACTGCAAACCTCAGAATGAACCAAAGTTATATTGATGAGGTTATTAAGATACTGGAAGGACTGCGTAGTGCTTATGCGTTTATTTTAAGCCCTGCCGATAATGCGACTGCTACTGCGAACCTTTCGGCACAAGCCGGTATAAGCGAAATTGCAAAAACAAACGTGCCTGTTCAAAGCAGTAATGTTACCTTACCGACAAATATGAAAAATGTGGCAAACTATACGTCAGTATATACAACTTCATCAGAAGGAAATAACCCAAACGCCATGGCTTCTTTACAATCGGTTGCCGATCAACAGGAAATTGTTGAGGCTTTAAACAAAGAAAAATCTGTTAAAGAAGAAAGCGGCAATGAAGCAGAACAAACACAACCTGTAGCAAGTGTTGCTACTCGTAATAATGTTGCCAATATGTATCGCCGTTTGCAAACCGGTAATTAATTAGAGACTCTTGTGAGGATTCGGGGGTATCCCCGAAAACGAAAAAAAGTACGCAAAACTGAGTTTTGCAATGGTCTTAATTTAGTTGTAGAAAATTATATAATAAATTTAAACCTCTTGTTAAAAATAGATTTAACGAGAGGTTTTTTATTTTATAACAGCCGGAAAAGTTTTCAGCTTTTTTTGATATAACCAAAAAACAATAATATTTAGAACCGTAAAAAATAATATAAAGATAGAGCTGAAAATTAAAGATAAAAAACCGCTGAGAAGGCTCCTTAAGATTACTGTAATTATACTTAAACTCGTTATGATTTGTTTGATATTTGATGTGCTTGTGAGTGGTTCTAGAAAAAGACCATTTAACTCAATTATTACACCAAGCAAAATTCCGCCTAAAAAAGGAATAAAGATTGATATAATAAAGCCATAGAAACAAAGTGAGATAAGGCGAGTATCTGATTTAATCCATTTTTTAAACAACACAAAAAATAATATAGCGGAAAAACTATAAGGTAAGACCATTGGAATATATTGAGCGTAGTTAAATTTATTGAGAGTTAATATAATAAAATTTCCCAATAAAAGATTGATAATTACTAAAGTGTAATAAATCTGATTAGCTCGCATA
Encoded here:
- the fliS gene encoding flagellar export chaperone FliS; its protein translation is MQKVAQAYLQTQVNTTSQGALLLMLYDGAIKFLVQAKEKMAEKDYAKKGILISKAIDIISELDACINIDRGGNISENLHSLYLFCNTRLLTANLRMNQSYIDEVIKILEGLRSAYAFILSPADNATATANLSAQAGISEIAKTNVPVQSSNVTLPTNMKNVANYTSVYTTSSEGNNPNAMASLQSVADQQEIVEALNKEKSVKEESGNEAEQTQPVASVATRNNVANMYRRLQTGN
- the fliD gene encoding flagellar filament capping protein FliD; protein product: MADYTSGGMAGLVQTNKDYDFKSMIAQLRKIEEMPARKLIKWKKDWETRVAGFKDLKDSLTTLKDSLAKLSTIDKFMVKSAAVSSTSVAGVTVGAQAQVGDYNLEVFQLAKNAISAYSSPQLTSKTTIINDSGSNQIFEYTYNGTTRTINIPSGSTLNDLTNLINNDALNPNVRAMIIQNGSQVSFQIRGMDLGAGKTLDITPSTNISNAAGVNFTNAAEWTHQAPQDAKYRINDWPAHPNWLLSSSNTIESVVEGVTFSLRSAGSTTVTVQADTAKIKENIVSFMDMYNTFKLTYQALTAVDSTKQTKDPSLTDSLFDMQQGGVLTGNYVVQLLGSQISQALVGAAKGFVNGGNTPPPPGLETSPYWDPYSSLASIGIITDPDKDSTTFGQLIFDPDLSKYGGVNPLDEALRTNPMAIAELFAAKDTGKTDTNNFSFVNTLPGLTLAGEYSVEYDIDGAGRVINAKIDGKPAIVDGDGKTIVAGDRSSGAYGLTLEVNNLTPGAGYTGKVFVKQGKAAELYEVVARNDTVPNPSDPDHPYTFKGAIARMDDLIAQYVGKDSSDVSQQGIIMNIEKKILKEEERLAKWERTTTAKFARLESTLSYYNSIQKQLESQIKTLGSSSSK